Sequence from the Ostrea edulis chromosome 8, xbOstEdul1.1, whole genome shotgun sequence genome:
CAGGCCACCGTGTGCGGTCAAGGTGGGGAAGTGGCCAGCAGGCCCCCTGGTGCGGTCAAGCTGGGTAGGTGGGGAAAAATCTGGGGCGATAGCGTGTGAACGTTTTGTATCCCTTGTGTATTCCTGGTGTATTCctttatgttaaattttcaaataaaaagaattaatgaACACTGGTTGAAAGTTTACATATTTATTCAATGAACAAATTGACACGCACAAAATTTACTGACCTCGTCTAACAGCTGACAGAAAATAGATAGGCGTCAGGTTTCGTTTTCATTGCTCGGAAACGCGGCTATTTCTGAAAATCGCTatgactttgttttgtaaacaatgaggTCAGCTATTCGGTAGTTCTATAAAACTGAATTCGGTTAACATGCAAAGAGTTTCATCATATGTTCACTATATTGTGTGGTTTGAGACAGATCTTTCTGCAGGAGAGGTCATTACTGcccgtgaaggactgcaaaatttaggcctatgctcggtgcttacggcctttgagcagggagggatctttatcgtgccacacttgccgtgacacgggacctcggtttttgcgatctcagccgaaagactgccccatttaatcgcatatgacgacaagcaaggggaagtgaggacttattctaacgcGGATCCCATATAGTTTCAcgctatatatttaaaaatgattcattttaCTCTAAAAGTACTAGTATGGATATAGCAGAACAGTTTtatagtatataaaaacaactatctgtgcacttcgcaccctaTGAGATCACAaagaaaaagtacgtcacgatgtacatcttacaattcatgtctataTGGTGTCGTTATATTGATAggcgttatcaagtgataagccgtATACGTGAAAAAATATcttgtcaaataatatattatttcaatttcgtataaaatcactcaacatttttatatttgcgtGAAGGTCATAATtcacattgtgaccttgaaatcgcccctctattttctcccgaccccgatcatcactacgttatgtaagaaaatctaatttacatCATTATTGCGAGCAGAGTGTTAAAGGAGTGACGATATACGGTGTATGGTggtgtataaagtgtatatatatatttatattcctgttACCAAAGGAAAAGTTAGGACACACTTCTGACACATAAAGAAACCCCCCTTTCCGCATTTGATTATGTCTGGCctactcttgaaaatgaaaaaagagtatcctgcattagatgcattttaaatttcCCTTTATCGGAGAACTTGGTCTCTCTATAGATCTGGGGTTTTACTATATCAACTAGGAAGTCTCATAAttgttcatgaaaaagtgaagataatgaacaatcttataatgattacacaattgagagtagggtaaacacggatccttgttaACGTAAATGAAGGTTATCAATACCAAAATGTCTAAAGTTGTGAAATACCGAGTAAAGAccgattttaatttttatttaaaatcagtACTAATTTTCCAAAAGCTCTAAGTCTGTTCCGTATACTGCCGATTTAAATGCTGTTTGTATCGATCGCCTTACATGCAGGAAATCGGTCATGAGTAAAGTAAACATCATAAAGGTGGTGATTTCCTCCTAAATCAGATTTTGGAGAGATGCACAGTATTGTACAGCGTATTGAGACAGCTACAACGATATCAAATATCACATATGTTTCTGAGAAAACAcgtgttgaaaattttcattttaacccctttttttaatttcttcatataaGATATCCTTAAATCCActgtttgataataataatgattaatgcggacaattcatgttttaaatataaggtgaagataacgaacagtgatcaatctcataactcctacaagcaatacaaaatagatagttgggcaagtATTCAGTGACTGTAACGAAATAGGGATATTCAATAATTACctatgctctctctctctctctctctctctctctctctctctctctctctctctctcacactctctctctctctctctgtgtgtttgtgtgtgtgtgtgtgtgtgtgtgtgtgtgtgtgtgtgtgtgtgtgtgtcaaacagtgtttaaattacaatatttctccattataaaattttgatatgtatCTAATCAAATTAACTTGATTCAAAATAGAACCTAAGAGTTATATAGATGAtcaacaaattgaaatttatttataccACATATCAATATAAGTAAAAATGCacatgtcatttaaaaaaaatattaattatgaattatTTACATTCGACCGAAAGTGATATACTTTGGTAGATATTGTCATTAAAAagtgttcatcgggagtgtctggataatacAATAATCTGTGTATAAGAATTTTGACAATACTGATGGTCTTTGCCACAACAGAACTAAATTACGGTTTGTTAGtccgggtatttgaaattaacagaaAAGTGTGAAATTGGGTCGACGCATCAGAGATATGATCACACCGACACAATATCTTTCACACCTCTTACGATAAACCAGTTACTtctgttaatttcaaacaccTGAATTAACATAGCCCCTTTAGTTCTATCGTGGcaaaaggaaaaaaattgaatttgcatacaatatacaaattatacatatactttTGTATTATCCATACATCCCCTTAACCCGAAAAACtgtttacttttttaaaaatccaaacaGGTTATTGAATGATGAAacatgaccaaactgcagataaAACTTTTTAGAGTCCCGTGCTAACATATTTCCCAAAGTTGCATGTTGACTTGTTCGAAATTTTTGAGAAgcagaaccaaaaaaaaaaaaaaatgaaaaagaggaGAATGACGAAAACTAGTACTTTTGCCGGAACTTGAAAATCCTAACTTGAAATAATGTATGTGTGTGGggtgggtggtggtggtggtgttggTAGAGTCTTTATCAACTCAAACAGCCTCGCCTCCCTCGTCTTGACTTTAATTTCGCAAATTGAGAAGTGGATGGGTCTCTACATGGATTGGATTCGTAGCCTTTATATTACATCTACATTTTTCTCATATTCAATCACTACCACTATTAAAATAAGTGTGTTTCTGCCGTGCGACGGGGAATATCCCAATCGGAACACAGCTTGTCCTTTCCCGTAACCGGCTAGAAGACTCAggcgtggatcggcgcaaggaTTACATGAAATCGAtgccggaagcgcgcctgtgaATGAGCTTAAAAGGCCACAACtgaatccctgtataatgtgttttttagattttcatcacagattcagttttggtgtaattaacgtcttattcactctaatacatacacatataagTGGATATCTTAGATATGTAAGATATCTtggatgcatttgaaagcttacatttcataatataagtacgactgtgacgtccaggatattataacttggtatgtttgatcaccatgatgagaggaagatgcctttgtttttcaaggtcagaggtcaaaggccaaggtcgtagtatcacttattaggaaaaccttgtgggcaggatacaaaccgaaccgtaagcttcaggatattataacttggtatatttgatcacccccacccccacccgcTCTTTGCATAGTAAAATtctcaatttatttattgattcactaAACATGTTTGGTAAATAATCAAGtaatataatgacaataaaGTAATAGATAGTGCCAACATGGCAGGTTTTTTGTACCTGTAACTTAAGATTATTCGTGACCCACAGGgttgattttcaatatatacggcgtacaataaaaatattcattatatacacattcGATTTAATTCTACTTTTGATCAAAGGGAATTCAGTCTTTTGGCGTAAATGTTGACATAGCTACCCAACATGAACTAAGTCAAACAAACTTTAAACTATTTAAACAAGCGATAACACATAAATAGTGCATACAGGCCGACAGGCCGCACAGGTATTTAATCACGggactagacggaaggtcgaaagaacagggaggccatgttggattttcagGTTAGACAAAATTAAATATACACATTCTGACATTGTAGTGTCAATAATATCGATATTTCTGTGATGAATGAGGTACGGCTGATCAGTTATcattcgggggaggggggggggtatagatGCCTTATACTTAAATTTCATTTGAACTATAAAAATTAATGACCGCACTGTTTTATATCATACAGTAATTCTACCTGGTAAATTGTGTTGACCTGTTggaatattttatcaatatccCCATTTTTTATTGACAGTAAACTGTTTGTGTGATCCCAGCGTCAGAAATgcatccccggcgcagtgctCAGGAAGTCCTACTGTGTAATCTCTGTGAGactgtccccctacagagtcGTTGTGAagtttgtaatataaatctctgtgtTAACTGTGTAGGAAAACACCTCTCGGACTCCTCTAAACAACACCATGTTATGCCCtatttacaaagaaagtctaCTCCGAACTACCCGAAATGTCCGAAACACGCCAATGAACACTGTAAACATCACTGTGAGGACTGTGACATTTCTGTTTGTATTACCTGCGTCTCCTCCGGTAAACACAAAGGTCACAAGTTATCAGAATTTCTGGAAAAACTCAACTCCAAAACACAAAGTTTGCAAAAAGATTTAGAGGAACTCGAGACCAGAATTTATCcgcgatatgaagaaatggcgtcCGATGTCCAAACTGAAAAAGTCGAAATAGAAACGAATTACGGGAAATTGACCACAACTGCCGAGCAAGAAGGTGACATCTTACACCGGGAGATCTCCACCATTGTCAATCAGCGGAAATCTGCCATTcaggagatgaaaaacaaacacctatctaccctgaataaaaatacagaacaaatcacacagaaaatggcggaactcaaacagatcatgtccgacttgaaatcaatcctaaaaGCAAATGACGTttccttaacctctacttacaaatctaggaattccgaatttagaacattaccgcctaaagtTCGAGCTACATTGCCGAGTTTTactcctcagaaaataaacaaagatcaactcaatgaaatgtttggttctctgtcgccattatccattaacacaggacatggcgacacaatgaagtcagcagaagctgtatcgtctgctccagtcaaaccactgctggATGAGCCGCGcctcaccgccaccatagacactgggtatgaCTATctatacagtgttagctgtctgagtgaagatcaagtctggacacgcGGGGATAACAACaccatgaagctgctcaacctccagagtaaactactgacatcaatacaaaccaagtcagggaacgAACCActggacatagcagtgacacgggacggagatcttgtttatactgactattGTAATAACACCGTgaacttaattaagaataaaaagatacagaccgtgatcacactacaggggtggataCCTCGCTGTATCTGCTGTACCGCGGgtaacgacctcctggttaccatggacAGTGATGATAGAGAACAATACAAAGTCGTAAGTTACTCCGGCTGCgcagagaaacaaagcattcagtttgatgatcagggtcgtcctctctattcatctgGTTATAACACTAAATACATCAGTGAGAataggaacctggatatctgtgttgCTGACTGTAGAGCTagagcagtagtggtggtcaatcagtcaggaaaactccgatttagatacactggtcatccctctaataccgagCAATCATTTAGTCCAGCCGGCATCACTActgacagccagagtcacatcctgacagcagacaatcaccgtatccacatcctagatcaggacggacagttcctccgttacattcactgtggcTTAGACTATCCatggggtttatgtgtggacatcggagacaacctctttgtggctgagtggGTCAcagctaaagtgaagaaaatccaatatctataaacacagtgcTAATTACACATCTCTATGGTGTTAATTACATTTATCAAAACggtgttaattacacatttcTGCAGTGCTATTTACATCAGTGTGTTGATTACAACTGCTTGTTAATTACAGCTccttgttaattacagccctgggTACATTACAGTCTTGTGTTGATTACAGTTccttgttaattacagccctgtgttaattacagccctgtgtctgtgatgtgtaattaacatgttcttgtgtttgtgagtttaactGATAGAACATTAGTCTCTCACTGCTGTTTACTAATTATATCTTATCTGTATCATTGTTTAGTGGAACAGTATTAATATTAGTACACTAATTACTagtttgactgtgttactagttatctataaaCACTCTTTTGTAGACTAATTTGACTGTTACtaattatctatctatatacaatcttttgtgaactaatttgactgtgttactagttatctatctatatacaatcttttgtggactaatttgaccgtgttactagttatctctAAACAACCTTTTGTAGACAAATTTGACTGTTActaattatatatctatatacaatcttttgtgaactaatttgactgtgttactagttatctatctacagtggagcctcgttaatccggacgctttggttcccagcaaaatcgtccggataaatgaagcgtccggataattgaatcgcatattttctatctttacataagtaaccaatatatgcctactttattgatgcatagtgaattaaacacattctataattggatttaaccatttgcattagtaagtaaattatgataatgttaacatttacatgtatttcaaagcactaaaatataatgtacgtgttcagtgtattttcctgtgcttacattgtgcATATATATGAgtcctacaaataaatatacaaaactgtgtaccgtatgcactaaaacaaataatgaagcactttatgaaactttaataagtaaataaatcattagtatctaacataatcatttaaacttcaaacatttcatcacacttttacttcttaaaaaggccggtaatttccatctgtcacgattcacgggttcggtgGTCCGTTAAAACAATCTTAATCGTTCAAAGTTacgggtacatacaaaatttaattgtcattttccttaaaatggtaattttctcacttctacccagagtttaaaatttcgaaagcaataaagctcttaTACAatatcgtaacaagaatcaatcgttcacaggtacattctacatgcgtgccATTCTAAACGTTAGAaacttattacatgtacatgtgcttgaacattcatgtatatttcacgccaatcaacagtataaaatccaaaatctagaagtataatctacactgctTAGATTTGCATAAGCCGataatcaatttacgaatcaatacaactgatatgtgtagcagttaaaaacattatcattacggcatgatgtttaatttattaattctATTAtgctattgatcaagactataaaataatatgctacagatttatttacaaaattcaacactacacacaataaaacacttatgtgcgaaaattggcaatacaatgtctcgatcggcacgtgctatctaattGACATATCATCGCACACCACCTAATtatagggaggtgttgacagggtacaggtaatcgcttcaattagacagtttgtcttgttttctttataatttacgccttgctaaaattgtccgacacagaccttccctcaacaaaattaccgtccggattaacggtacaattttcaatgcattataacgtttcaTAGTAAAaaatgaccgtccggatccggaacgcgaatttccggattaatgatgcaaaataatgtataaaaattccgttccctaaaAAAATCGTctggaaggtgaagcgtccggattaatggcgtccggattaccgaggctccactgtatatacaatcgtttgtggactaatttgactgtgttactagttatatatatacaatcttttgtgacTAATTTGAcagtgttactagttatctatatacaatcttttgtg
This genomic interval carries:
- the LOC125661073 gene encoding uncharacterized protein LOC125661073 — protein: MHPRRSAQEVLLCNLCETVPLQSRCEVCNINLCVNCVGKHLSDSSKQHHVMPYLQRKSTPNYPKCPKHANEHCKHHCEDCDISVCITCVSSGKHKGHKLSEFLEKLNSKTQSLQKDLEELETRIYPRYEEMASDVQTEKVEIETNYGKLTTTAEQEGDILHREISTIVNQRKSAIQEMKNKHLSTLNKNTEQITQKMAELKQIMSDLKSILKANDVSLTSTYKSRNSEFRTLPPKVRATLPSFTPQKINKDQLNEMFGSLSPLSINTGHGDTMKSAEAVSSAPVKPLLDEPRLTATIDTGYDYLYSVSCLSEDQVWTRGDNNTMKLLNLQSKLLTSIQTKSGNEPLDIAVTRDGDLVYTDYCNNTVNLIKNKKIQTVITLQGWIPRCICCTAGNDLLVTMDSDDREQYKVVSYSGCAEKQSIQFDDQGRPLYSSGYNTKYISENRNLDICVADCRARAVVVVNQSGKLRFRYTGHPSNTEQSFSPAGITTDSQSHILTADNHRIHILDQDGQFLRYIHCGLDYPWGLCVDIGDNLFVAEWVTAKVKKIQYL